Sequence from the Microbacterium sp. AZCO genome:
TGGATCGATCCGCTGCTCGTCGCCGGTCCGTGGGTGCTCACGGGGGTCGTCGGAGTGCTCGCGGCACGTCGGCTGCTGCGCCGCTGACCACCGCCCGCGCTCTGCGCACACGGGATGCCGCATTCGCGTACGGGACAGCGTCGCCGGTGCGTTGCGCCGGTTAGATGAACCTGCTGGTGGACCCCGGTGGCTGAGGGGTCGGAGCGGGAGTGACATGGGCAAGTTCCAGTACGAGGACACGGTGCGGGTGGACTTCGACGACCGGCTGCTGGCCCATCTGCAGACGGTCATCGGCATGAAGCTCCGCCGCAGCGAGTCGTTCTACTTCACGTGGCGGGAGAGCCTCGACCTCGGTGGCGGCCGCACGTCGGTCTGGCTGCACTCGCGCGCGGCGCTCGTCTTCAAGTTCCACGGCAGTCGCACTCCCCGGCTCAACCGCACCTGGCTCGACGCGCTCATGCACACCGCCAACTCGCCGAGCGGCCTGTACATCGTCCCGGAGCCCCCGGAGAACGGGAACGCGACCCCTGACATCTGAACCCGACCCCGCGCACGGCCTCGTAAAATATCAAGGACCCCTCGCATTCACCGGTCTGCCCGACAAGGCGAGGATGATGGACAGCCCCTATTCGCGGCGCATGGAGCGCACAACCGACATCGAGGAAGCGCGACGCTCCATGGGCGACGTCTATCGCACGCCGATGGCTCTCACCGCCGATCCGACCCGGGACTTCCGGTTCGAGATGGCGCTCGCGTCCGAGGGCGGCTTCGCCGCTGCGGCGCTGCGCTTCGGCGCTGCCTGCCGGTCGGGCACCAACTCCTTCCCGGATGTGATGGTCGCCCACGCGCCCTCGGGGCGTCACCGCTGGCGCGTCGGAAACGAGTCGGGCCAGGGTTCGGTGCCGTTCATCGTGCCGCCCGACCGGGAGATGCGCGTCGAGTTCAGCAGCTCGCACATCCGCACCGTCGGCATCGACCCCGCGCTGCTGCGCCACGTCGCGCACTCCGTGACCGGCGTGGAGGCGGGGGCGTTCCGGCTCGACGGCGTGAACACCGACGCCCGTCATCACTCCCTCGTGGCGGAGGCGCTCCGCTACGTCGAGGCGACGCTGGTGGGCAACCCCGCGCTCCGCGACACGCCGCTCGTGCGGGCGCAGATCGTGCACCAGACGATCATCGCGATCCTCACGGCATACCCGATCCTCCCGATGAGCACGCCGCGCAGCGACACCACACCTCGAGCGGTGCGGCGCGCGATCGCCTTCATGGAGGAACACGCGCGCGAGCCCATCACGATGGCCGACGTCGCCGTCGCCGCGGGCGTCTCGACGCGCGCGCTCCAGTCGGCGTTCCAGCGCCAGTTCGAGACGACGCCGTCGCACTATCTGCGGCGGCTGCGGCTTCGCGCCGTGCACGCCGAGCTGCGCGAGGGCTTCGGGCCGAAGTCGTCGGTGCGCGAGATCGCGCAGCGCTGGGGGTTCGTCCACGCCGGACGCTTCGCCCGCCTGTACGCCGAAGAGTACGGCGAGCGCCCGTCCGACACGCTGCGCCGCTGAGTCCCGCCGGACGAGCGCCCACCCGCCGCGCGGGCTGAGCCGGCGTCACCGGAGCGCGAGTCCGGCTTCCGGGCTGAACGCCGCGAGGAAGCGGTCACGGAAGGCATCCATCGGCCAGACGGGAGCGTCCGACGAAGGCCGCACCCCGGCATCCCATCCCCATCCGGCGATGCGCGCGAAGACGCCGGGATCCTTCGCGATGACCGTGACGGGCACGTCGTGGTTCGCGCGGGCGCCGCTCACGACGCGCGCCGCCTGGTGGTCGCCGAGCACCACGAGCACGAGGTCGTCGGTGCCGCACGTCTCGAGGAACGAGAACAGGGCGCCCAGCGTGTACCGCACCGACTGGCCGTAGAGCTGCCGCACGCGCGCGGGATCCTGCCAGGCGACGACGGGCGGCTCGCCCGCGGCGGCCTGGGCGGCGAACAGCGATCCGTCGCCGAGGTCGCTCCACGGCACGAGGCTCGGCAGCGGCGTCCATGGGGTGTGCGACGAGACGAAGTCGATCTCGGCCATGAGCGGCGCGTGCCCGGGCGTGAGCTCGCGGTCGTGGAACGCCTGCCACGTGAACTGATCGGGCACGCGGGCGTAGCTGAAGGCCGGCCCGCGGTACCCGAGGTTCCGCGAGTCGAGCACCTCGTCGTAGCGGTAGAAGGATGTGCCGACGGCCCACGGCTCCTTGTTGGAGGGGACGACGTCGACCGTGCGCCAGCCGGCGTCGCCGAACGCTCGCGCGAGGGTGAGCCGGTCGGTCGTCGTGAGCTGGTCGTACTTCTGCTGGGAGTCGATCCACACGCCGCTCTGGAGGGTGGAGTGCGCGAGCCAGCTGACCCCGCCGAACGTCGGCGAGCGGAGGTAGGCGCTCTCGGCCGTGAACCCGGCACGGTCGAGCGCGGCCTGCCCGTCGGCGAGCGCGCGGTCGACACCCGGCGAGAACGACGACCCCTCGATGGCCGAGCGTCCGTAGCTTTCGAGGAACGCGAAGACGACGGTCTTCCCCTGCAACGCCGTCAGGAGGGACGAGGGCGGGAGGGATGCCGCAGCATCGGTCCGCAGCGCGCGCTGGAACGCGCGTTGCGCCTGCACGCTCTCGACCGCCCGCGATGACGTCGCGGCGATCGCGCCCGCGGCGTCCGCCGAGGCGAGCGGAACGCCGGGAACCGCGTGCACGCCCAGGACGGCCGCGACGATCCAGGCCGTCGCGATCGTCGCTACCGCGACCCGTCCGCGGCGGCCGGAGTCGCGCGCCGCCCGGCCGACGCGCAGCGCGGCGGCGGCGATCCCCGTCCCGAGCGCGATGAGCAGCGCGGCGAGCGCGAGCACGACGGCGACGGCTCCGGCGGGGGTGATCGCGTCGGCGACCACCCCGACGGCAGCGACGAGCTGCGGCGCGTCGTCCGCGGCGCTGAAGGGTCGGTCGACCGTCGTGCGGAACGCGAGGTCGAGTGCCCCGAGCACGATCGCTGCGACGACGAGGGCGCCGAAGACGGCGGCGACGGCGATGCGCGCCCGGCGCGCGGGGATCGCGAGGAGGAGCAGCACGACGGCGATCGCCTCGACGGGGAGCCCTGCCACCGCCGCGGGCGAACCCGCCGACAGCGCACCGGGCACGAGGGGCGCCACGGCGAGCGTCGCGAGCGCGGCGACCGTCGCGAGCCGCGAACCTGGAGGCCGAGGCTCGTCGTCGATCACCGCCGGCTCCGCTAGGAGTGCGCGGGCAGACGCCCCGACGCGTCCGCGCTCGCCGCGGCGCCCGCGCCCGTCGCGGCCTCGGCGGCCGTCGCGACGTCGGCGCCCGTCGCGACGCCAGCGCCCGCGCGGGCCCCGGAGTCGGCGTCAGCGCCGGCCGTCGCATCCGCCCCACTCTCGCGGCCCGTGTCAGGGCACCGGTCGGACAAGGCGTAGCGCAGCAGCACGACGTCGCCGATCTGCCGCGTGTCGGCGAGGCGGGCGCGGTGGTTCGACGTCCAGGGGAAGGCGCCGGGCTCGACGAACCGCGGCGCGCGCGACTCGCCGACGAAGAACGGCGCGACGACGAGCTGCAGCTCGTCGGCGAGCTCCTCCCGGAGGAACTGCGTGTGCAGGTGTCCCCCGCCCTCGACCATGAGCCGGCCGATGCCGCGCTGCTCGAGGTCGTCGAGCACGGCGCCCATCGTGACGCGGGGACCGATGCCGACGATCGTCGCGAGTCCGCCCAGCACGCGCGAGATGCGGGCGGCCCTGGGCGCGGGGCAGTACACGAGCTTCTCCGCATCCCCTGCCGTGAAGAAGGAGGATTCGGGTGAGAGCTCACCCGTCTCGGTGATCGTGACCTTGGCGGGCGACGGCGGCTTGCCCTCGGCCCGACGCAGCAGGCGGCGCTCCTCGCTGCGCACGAGCAGACGCGGGTCGTCGCGACGCACCGTCGAGGCGCCCACCATGATCGCGTCGCTCTCGGCACGCAGCTGGTCGACGCGGTCGAAGTCGGCGGCGTTCGACATCGCGAGCCTGCAGGGCGCGGCGCTGTCGAGGTATCCGTCGAGCGACATCGCGCAGCTGAGGGTGACGTAGGGCCTGGTCATGGCGACGACTCCTTGCCGGGAAGGGCGAGGGGACGAGGATCCGCCACGGCGTGACGGAGGGGAGCGGATGCCGCGGCCGGCGGTCGGCCGGGATCGAGGGC
This genomic interval carries:
- a CDS encoding ATP-dependent DNA ligase: MGKFQYEDTVRVDFDDRLLAHLQTVIGMKLRRSESFYFTWRESLDLGGGRTSVWLHSRAALVFKFHGSRTPRLNRTWLDALMHTANSPSGLYIVPEPPENGNATPDI
- a CDS encoding dihydrofolate reductase family protein: MTRPYVTLSCAMSLDGYLDSAAPCRLAMSNAADFDRVDQLRAESDAIMVGASTVRRDDPRLLVRSEERRLLRRAEGKPPSPAKVTITETGELSPESSFFTAGDAEKLVYCPAPRAARISRVLGGLATIVGIGPRVTMGAVLDDLEQRGIGRLMVEGGGHLHTQFLREELADELQLVVAPFFVGESRAPRFVEPGAFPWTSNHRARLADTRQIGDVVLLRYALSDRCPDTGRESGADATAGADADSGARAGAGVATGADVATAAEAATGAGAAASADASGRLPAHS
- a CDS encoding helix-turn-helix transcriptional regulator, producing MERTTDIEEARRSMGDVYRTPMALTADPTRDFRFEMALASEGGFAAAALRFGAACRSGTNSFPDVMVAHAPSGRHRWRVGNESGQGSVPFIVPPDREMRVEFSSSHIRTVGIDPALLRHVAHSVTGVEAGAFRLDGVNTDARHHSLVAEALRYVEATLVGNPALRDTPLVRAQIVHQTIIAILTAYPILPMSTPRSDTTPRAVRRAIAFMEEHAREPITMADVAVAAGVSTRALQSAFQRQFETTPSHYLRRLRLRAVHAELREGFGPKSSVREIAQRWGFVHAGRFARLYAEEYGERPSDTLRR
- a CDS encoding CDP-alcohol phosphatidyltransferase, which translates into the protein MIDDEPRPPGSRLATVAALATLAVAPLVPGALSAGSPAAVAGLPVEAIAVVLLLLAIPARRARIAVAAVFGALVVAAIVLGALDLAFRTTVDRPFSAADDAPQLVAAVGVVADAITPAGAVAVVLALAALLIALGTGIAAAALRVGRAARDSGRRGRVAVATIATAWIVAAVLGVHAVPGVPLASADAAGAIAATSSRAVESVQAQRAFQRALRTDAAASLPPSSLLTALQGKTVVFAFLESYGRSAIEGSSFSPGVDRALADGQAALDRAGFTAESAYLRSPTFGGVSWLAHSTLQSGVWIDSQQKYDQLTTTDRLTLARAFGDAGWRTVDVVPSNKEPWAVGTSFYRYDEVLDSRNLGYRGPAFSYARVPDQFTWQAFHDRELTPGHAPLMAEIDFVSSHTPWTPLPSLVPWSDLGDGSLFAAQAAAGEPPVVAWQDPARVRQLYGQSVRYTLGALFSFLETCGTDDLVLVVLGDHQAARVVSGARANHDVPVTVIAKDPGVFARIAGWGWDAGVRPSSDAPVWPMDAFRDRFLAAFSPEAGLALR